A genomic region of Gossypium hirsutum isolate 1008001.06 chromosome D01, Gossypium_hirsutum_v2.1, whole genome shotgun sequence contains the following coding sequences:
- the LOC121213679 gene encoding transmembrane 9 superfamily member 2: MRNFGNSPAFVILGVFILSCVSHVRSDASDHRYKEGDPVPLYANKVGPFHNPSETYRYFDLPFCSPDHVKEKKEALGEVLNGDRLVSAPYKLNFREEKDSSVVCKKKLSKDEVVFFRKAVEKDYYFQMYYDDLPIWGFIGKVDKEGKADPSEYKYYLYKHIQFDVLYNKDRVIEISARMDPHLLVDLTEDKEVDAEFMYTVKWKETGTPFEKRMERYSMSSSLPHHLEIHWFSIINSCVTVLLLTGFLATILMRVLKNDFIKYGQDEEAADDQEETGWKYIHGDVFRFPKYKSLFAAALGSGTQLFTLTVFIFMLALVGVFYPYNRGALFTALVVIYALTSGIAGYVATSFYCQLEGTNWVRNLLLTGCLFCGPLFLTFCFLNTVAIAYSATAALPFGTIVVIVLIWTLVTSPLLVLGGIAGKNSRAEFQAPCRTTKYPREIPPLPWYRSAIPQMAMAGFLPFSAIYIELYYIFASVWGHRIYTIYSILFIVFIILLIVTAFITVALTYFQLAAEDHEWWWRSFLCGGSTGLFIYAYCLYYYYARSDMSGFMQTSFFFGYMACICYGFFLLLGTVGFRASLFFVRHIYRSIKCE, translated from the exons ATGAGAAACTTTGGCAACTCTCCGGCGTTTGTAATCCTCGGAGTTTTTATCCTCTCTTGTGTTTCCCATGTTAGATCCGACGCCTCCGACCACCGTTACAAAGAAGGTGACCCTGTCCCTCTCTACGCCAACAAGGTCGGCCCTTTCCACAACCCCAG TGAAACCTATCGCTACTTTGATCTGCCCTTCTGTTCTCCag ATCATGTAAAGGAGAAGAAAGAAGCATTAGGTGAGGTATTGAATGGAGATCGACTCGTGAGTGCTCCTTATAAACTGAATTTTAGAGAGGAAAAAGATTCTTCCGTTGTTTGTAAGAAGAAACTTTCTAAGGATGAGGTTGTCTTTTTCCGAAAGGCGGTTGAAAAAGATTATTATTTCCAAATGTACTATGATGATTTGCCTATCTGGGGTTTTATTGGTAAAGTTGATAAGGAAGGAAAAGCTGATCCCAGTGAGTACAAGTATTACCTTTACAAGCATATCCAGTTTGATGTACTCTATAACAAGGACCGTGTTATTGAGATCAGCGCAAGGATGGATCCACATTTGCTCGTGGACTTGACTGAGGATAAGGAAGTTGATGCTGAGTTTATGTACACTGTGAAATGGAAGGAAACCGGTACTCCTTTCGAGAAGAGGATGGAGAGATATTCCATGTCTTCTTCTTTGCCGCATCATTTAGAGATTCATTGGTTTTCAATTATCAACTCTTGTGTGACAGTTCTCCTTTTGACTGGTTTCCTTGCAACAATTCTCATGCGGGTCTTGAAGAATGATTTCATTAA GTACGGTCAAGATGAAGAAGCAGCTGATGATCAAGAAGAGACTGGATGGAAGTATATTCATGGAGACGTATTCCGTTTCCCAAAGTACAAATCTCTCTTTGCTGCTGCTCTCGGATCTGGAACACAGCTGTTCACTTT AACGGTCTTCATTTTTATGCTTGCACTGGTTGGTGTCTTTTATCCATACAACCGAGGAGCTCTATTTACTGCCCTGGTGGTAATATACGCCCTCACGTCAGGGATTGCAGGCTACGTAGCAACTTCTTTCTACTGTCAGCTTGAAGGGACAAACTGG GTTAGGAATCTGTTATTGACTGGCTGCCTTTTCTGTGGGCCCTTGTTTCTTACGTTCTGCTTCCTTAACACGGTTGCCATTGCATACAGTGCAACTGCAGCACTGCCTTTTGGAACTATTGTAGTAATAGTCCTCATATGGACACTCGTGACATCTCCATTGCTTGTTCTGGGTGGTATTGCTGGCAAAAATAGCAGGGCCGAGTTCCAAGCTCCTTGCCGCACCACGAAGTATCCTCGAGAAATTCCACCATTGCCTTGGTACAGGAGTGCCATTCCTCAGATGGCAATGGCTGGATTTCTTCCATTTAGTGCTATTTACATTGAACTTTACTACATATTCGCCAGTGTTTGGGGCCACAGGATCTATACTATATACAGCATCTTGTTTATTGTATTCATAATCCTTCTGATTGTCACAGCTTTTATAACTGTGGCTTTGACATATTTCCAACTTGCTGCTGAAGATCATGAATGGTGGTGGAG GTCTTTCCTCTGTGGTGGATCAACTGGTCTCTTTATCTATGCCTACTGCTTGTATTATTACTATGCACGATCAGATATGTCTGGTTTTATGCAAACCTCGTTCTTCTTTGGTTACATGGCATGCATCTGCTACGGATTCTTCCTCT
- the LOC107906235 gene encoding probable potassium transporter 17 — protein sequence MDLQSGAAVALPELLIDSASGTSHHLDSLHFPLHNTTDSVMLQSSDNKTGRWSNLLLAYKTLGVVFGGLVTSPLYVYPSMHLNSPTEEDYLGIYSIMFWTLTLIGVVKYACIALKADDQGEGGTFALYSLLCRNMNIGILSSKSSDVNSSQARCVLNEDNKQKSRLGKVFETSMVARRALLFIAMLGTCMLIGDGILTPSISVLSAMDGLRAPFPSISKSLVEALSAVVLFILFLLQKFGTSRVSFLFSPIMGAWTLSTPLVGIYSIIHHYPNIFKALSPYYIFHFFWRNGKEGWLMLGSTILCITGSEALFADLGHFNRSSIQIAFLFTIYPSLILTYAGQTAYLIKNPNDHMDGFYKFIPKTIYWPIFIIATSAAVVASQSLISATFSVIKQSVVLDYFPRVKVVHTSSNKEGEVYSPEVNYILMVFCIAVILIFGDGQDIGNAFGVVVSLVMLITTILLTLVMIIIWRTPSLLVGLYFIIFFMMEGVYVSAVLTKIPEGGWIPFAISFILSFIMFGWYYGRQRKIQYELTHKIDLGRLGMLLSDPSVQRVPGLCFFYTKIQNGLTPILGHYTKNMRSLHKVTIFTTLRYLLVPKVSPHERIVVKKLGLRGVYACVIQYGYADSLNLEGGNFVSQVLDSLQEHIENCSSLPSDHMPVQEEISELSEAKTAGVIHVRGKARFHIGKSTSFFDRFMLAFYEVLHKNCRPALPALGVPLPQCLEVGMFYEA from the exons ATGGATTTACAGTCGGGGGCGGCTGTCGCTCTACCCGAGCTTCTCATTGATTCTGCTTCTGGCACTAGTCATCACTTGGACTCTCTTCACTTCCCTCTCCACAATACCACCGATTCGGTAATGCTTCAATCCTCCGACAACAAG ACTGGTAGATGGAGCAATCTGTTACTTGCATATAAGACTCTAGGAGTTGTATTTGGAGGGCTTGTGACATCCCCATTATATGTATATCCATCAATGCATTTAAATTCTCCAACGGAAGAGGACTACTTGGGAATCTATAGCATCATGTTTTGGACTCTTACTCTCATTGGGGTTGTCAAGTATGCCTGTATAGCTCTTAAGGCTGATGATCAGGGTGAAG GTGGAACATTTGCCTTGTATTCCTTACTCTGTAGAAATATGAATATTGGAATCCTTTCTTCAAAAAGTTCAGATGTAAACTCCAGTCAAGCACGTTGTGTACTTAATGAGGACAACAAACAGAAAAGCAGACTTGGCAAAGTTTTTGAAACAAGTATGGTTGCCAGAAGGGCGTTGCTTTTCATTGCTATGTTAGGTACATGTATGCTAATCGGTGATGGTATTCTTACTCCTTCAATCTCAG TGTTGTCTGCAATGGATGGACTAAGAGCACCGTTCCCTTCTATCTCCAAAT CTTTAGTAGAAGCTCTTTCTGCAGTGGTTCTTTTTATTCTGTTCCTGCTGCAGAAATTTGGAACTTCTCGAGTGAGTTTTTTGTTTTCCCCTATCATGGGTGCATGGACCTTGAGCACTCCACTTGTTGGAATTTATAGCATTATACATCACTACCCCAACATATTCAAGGCTTTATCACCATACTACATTTTCCATTTCTTTTGGAGAAATGGAAAAGAAGGCTGGTTGATGCTTGGCAGTACCATCCTCTGTATCacag gTTCTGAAGCATTGTTTGCTGACCTGGGTCATTTTAACAGAAGTTCCATTCAG ATAGCTTTCTTATTTACAATCTACCCGTCATTAATTTTAACGTATGCGGGACAAACAGCGTATTTGATCAAGAATCCAAATGATCATATGGATGGATTTTACAAGTTCATACCAAAAACAATTTACTGGCCAATCTTTATCATAGCCACGTCGGCTGCAGTTGTGGCAAGCCAATCACTTATATCAGCTACCTTCTCTGTCATCAAGCAGTCTGTTGTACTGGATTACTTTCCTCGGGTCAAAGTGGTGCACACGTCTTCCAACAAAGAGGGAGAAGTCTACTCCCCAGAAGTCAATTACATCCTTATGGTTTTCTGTATTGCAGTTATACTTATATTCGGAGATGGACAAGATATCGGCAATGCTTTTG GTGTTGTTGTTAGTCTCGTCATGCTCATAACAACTATATTGTTGACACTGGTCATGATCATTATATGGAGAACACCGTCATTGTTAGTTGGATTGTACTTCATCATCTTTTTTATGATGGAGGGTGTATACGTTAGTGCAGTTCTGACCAAAATTCCTGAAGGTGGATGGATTCCATTTGCCATATCTTTTATACTTTCCTTCATTATGTTTGGTTGGTACTACGGGAGACAGAGGAAGATACAGTATGAACTAACTCACAAGATTGACTTGGGAAGACTTGGAATGCTGTTATCTGACCCGAGTGTGCAAAGGGTTCCCGGATTGTGCTTCTTTTACACTAAAATACAAAACGGATTGACTCCCATCCTAGGACATTATACGAAAAACATGAGATCGCTTCACAAGGTCACtatttttacaacacttagataTTTACTGGTTCCTAAAGTTTCTCCACATGAGAGGATTGTGGTGAAAAAGTTAGGCCTTAGAGGAGTTTATGCATGTGTGATTCAATATGGTTATGCTGATTCCCTAAACCTTGAAGGAGGCAACTTTGTTAGTCAAGTTTTGGATAGCTTGCAAGAGCATATAGAAAACTGCTCCAGTTTACCATCCGATCATATGCCAGTTCAAGAGGAGATTTCAGAGCTGAGCGAGGCAAAAACGGCAGGCGTAATTCATGTTCGAGGAAAAGCAAGGTTTCACATAGGCAAGAGCACCAGCTTCTTTGACAGATTCATGCTTGCCTTCTACGAAGTGTTGCACAAAAACTGTAGGCCTGCACTGCCTGCTCTTGGGGTGCCGCTGCCGCAGTGTCTGGAGGTTGGGATGTTTTACGAAGCTTGA